The Halobacterium sp. CBA1132 genome has a segment encoding these proteins:
- a CDS encoding cupin domain-containing protein: MATQETEDLLEMSADTRELLDENNLVPLWEVENDMGDLVDDIGANIWKWDDIQAAIDGIEADVPINDLPPGFQRRVAVPLNAPHAISNTIYVGVQTVSPGETAPAHRHASSALRFTIDGHEDMKTVVAGEEFPMLDNDLITTPQWEWHDHVNDGDETATWLDILDLPLFLDTLNNSHVFENHELERQPVTKSQGYWASQYGRGRPTNDDSDGSIPGPFEGNAEATPPYRFQWSDMLESLRQRAENDDPDPNNGYSMAYANPATAEPPVTPTMDFRAQLLQEATDPHFHNSTEVYFVIEGEGVTHVGDEALEWGEKDIFVIPPDEIHHHEPDGEEATLLGISDEPVLRALNFYAEAEPSS, encoded by the coding sequence ATGGCAACGCAAGAGACGGAGGACCTCCTAGAGATGAGTGCAGACACGAGGGAGCTCCTCGACGAGAACAACCTCGTCCCGCTGTGGGAAGTCGAGAACGACATGGGCGACCTCGTCGACGACATCGGGGCGAACATCTGGAAGTGGGACGACATCCAGGCCGCCATCGACGGCATCGAAGCGGACGTTCCCATCAACGACCTGCCGCCGGGGTTCCAGCGCCGGGTCGCGGTGCCGCTGAACGCGCCCCACGCCATCTCGAACACCATCTACGTCGGCGTCCAGACGGTCTCTCCCGGCGAGACCGCGCCCGCGCACCGCCACGCGTCCAGCGCGCTCCGATTCACCATCGACGGCCACGAGGACATGAAGACGGTCGTGGCCGGCGAGGAGTTCCCGATGCTGGACAACGACCTCATCACGACGCCGCAGTGGGAGTGGCACGACCACGTCAACGACGGCGACGAGACGGCGACGTGGCTGGACATCCTCGACCTGCCGCTGTTCTTGGACACGCTGAACAACAGCCACGTCTTCGAGAACCACGAACTCGAACGCCAGCCGGTCACGAAGTCCCAGGGGTACTGGGCGTCCCAGTACGGCCGCGGGCGACCCACGAACGACGACAGCGACGGCTCGATTCCCGGCCCCTTCGAGGGGAACGCGGAGGCGACGCCGCCGTACCGCTTCCAGTGGTCGGACATGCTGGAGTCCCTCCGACAGCGCGCCGAAAACGACGACCCGGACCCGAACAACGGCTACAGCATGGCCTACGCGAACCCGGCGACGGCCGAGCCGCCGGTGACGCCGACGATGGACTTCCGCGCTCAGCTCCTCCAGGAGGCGACGGACCCGCACTTCCACAACTCCACGGAGGTGTACTTCGTCATCGAGGGTGAGGGCGTCACGCACGTCGGCGACGAGGCCCTAGAGTGGGGCGAGAAGGACATCTTCGTGATTCCGCCGGACGAGATTCACCACCACGAGCCGGACGGCGAGGAAGCGACCCTGCTGGGCATCAGCGACGAGCCGGTGCTGCGCGCGCTCAACTTCTACGCCGAAGCCGAACCGTCCTCGTAG
- a CDS encoding acetate--CoA ligase family protein, producing MNLQRLFRPERIAVVGASATEGKLGYEAMANAVEFDGTVYPVNPSGEGEVFGEPFVESVTTIEETVDLALLAVPAHIVPDVVEECGEAGVGGAVIYAGGFAEAGDDGEELQEAVIAAAEEHDVALLGPNTSGFVAPASNLLASFAGGVERLRPGGVTILAQSGGVAHQLAFSAHREGRGIATMVGLGNRANVGFEEAIPYFDSDPNTDAIVLHVEGTDDGRALLEACRESDTPVIAYKVGQADVGDFAESHTGALTGDHALYTAGFAQYGVPTVESTTELFDGGQALASSPEPDGANVGVVTAQAGPGIIIADRLQRAGATLPALAEDTQDRVGEILPGITYAENPVDTGRPMPEFGDIVEAVAADDNVDVVLVYELFEEALGFPQETLDGLAERVDKPVLFATEGPAESMADDLAALRDADVPVFTSPERGADAAAVLARYATLDDAAAEEEVSADV from the coding sequence GTGAACTTACAGCGCCTGTTCCGACCCGAGCGTATCGCAGTCGTCGGTGCCTCCGCCACCGAGGGGAAACTCGGCTACGAGGCGATGGCGAACGCCGTCGAGTTCGACGGCACCGTCTACCCCGTGAACCCGTCCGGCGAGGGCGAGGTGTTCGGCGAGCCGTTCGTCGAGTCCGTCACCACCATCGAGGAGACCGTCGACCTCGCGCTGCTAGCGGTCCCCGCCCACATCGTCCCGGACGTCGTCGAGGAGTGCGGCGAGGCCGGCGTCGGTGGCGCGGTCATCTACGCGGGTGGCTTCGCGGAAGCCGGCGACGACGGCGAGGAGCTACAGGAAGCGGTCATCGCGGCCGCCGAGGAGCACGACGTGGCCCTGCTCGGCCCGAACACGAGTGGATTCGTCGCACCTGCGAGTAATCTGCTCGCGTCGTTCGCGGGCGGCGTCGAGCGCCTCCGCCCGGGCGGCGTGACGATTCTCGCGCAGAGCGGCGGGGTCGCTCACCAGTTGGCGTTCAGCGCGCACCGCGAGGGCCGCGGCATCGCGACGATGGTCGGGCTCGGGAACCGCGCGAACGTCGGCTTCGAGGAGGCCATCCCGTACTTCGACTCGGACCCGAACACGGACGCCATCGTCCTCCACGTCGAGGGGACGGACGACGGCCGCGCGCTCCTCGAAGCGTGCCGCGAGTCGGACACGCCCGTAATCGCGTACAAGGTCGGGCAGGCGGACGTCGGTGACTTCGCGGAGTCCCACACGGGCGCGCTCACGGGCGACCACGCGCTCTACACCGCTGGGTTCGCGCAGTACGGCGTCCCCACTGTCGAATCGACGACGGAGCTGTTCGACGGCGGGCAGGCGCTGGCGAGCTCCCCGGAACCGGACGGCGCGAACGTCGGCGTCGTCACCGCGCAGGCCGGGCCGGGCATCATCATCGCGGACCGCCTGCAGCGGGCGGGCGCGACGCTCCCGGCGCTCGCCGAGGACACGCAGGACCGCGTGGGCGAGATTCTGCCGGGCATCACGTACGCCGAGAACCCCGTGGACACGGGCCGCCCGATGCCGGAGTTCGGCGACATCGTCGAGGCCGTCGCGGCCGACGACAACGTCGACGTGGTGCTGGTCTACGAGTTGTTCGAGGAGGCGCTGGGCTTCCCGCAGGAGACGCTGGACGGTCTCGCGGAGCGCGTGGACAAGCCCGTGCTGTTCGCCACCGAGGGGCCGGCCGAGTCGATGGCCGACGACCTCGCGGCGCTCCGAGACGCGGACGTGCCCGTGTTCACGTCGCCGGAGCGCGGCGCGGACGCGGCTGCAGTGCTCGCGCGGTACGCGACACTGGACGACGCTGCCGCCGAGGAGGAGGTGAGCGCCGATGTCTGA
- a CDS encoding ABC transporter ATP-binding protein, whose amino-acid sequence MLEVDGIDVAYGDVQVVWDVSFSVTEGETVALLGANGAGKTTVLKTICGPLTPTDGDITFQGESIGHLQQDEVVPKGVTHIPEGREIFSDSTVRENLRLGAYTNRDGMSERLERVYEIFPRLEERKGQKAGTLSGGEQQMLAIGRGLMSDPDLILLDEASLGLAPVLVEDVFDAIERINEEGTTVLIVEQDVNNALRIADRGYVLESGRMTLSGSAEELSTDDRVAASYLGG is encoded by the coding sequence CTGCTCGAAGTAGACGGCATCGACGTCGCGTACGGTGACGTGCAGGTCGTCTGGGACGTCAGTTTCTCGGTGACCGAAGGCGAAACCGTCGCGCTGCTCGGCGCCAACGGCGCCGGCAAGACGACCGTGCTGAAGACCATCTGTGGCCCGCTCACGCCAACAGACGGCGACATCACGTTCCAAGGCGAGTCCATCGGTCACCTCCAGCAGGACGAGGTCGTACCGAAGGGTGTCACCCACATTCCCGAGGGCCGCGAAATCTTCTCGGACAGCACCGTCCGGGAGAACCTGCGCCTGGGCGCGTACACGAACCGCGACGGGATGAGCGAACGGCTCGAACGCGTCTACGAAATCTTCCCGCGCCTCGAAGAGCGCAAGGGGCAGAAGGCGGGGACGCTGTCGGGCGGCGAACAGCAGATGCTCGCCATCGGCCGCGGCCTGATGAGCGACCCCGACCTCATCCTGCTCGACGAGGCCAGCCTCGGCCTCGCGCCCGTGCTCGTCGAGGACGTCTTCGACGCCATCGAGCGCATCAACGAGGAGGGGACGACCGTCCTCATCGTCGAACAGGACGTGAACAACGCGCTCCGCATCGCCGACCGCGGCTACGTGCTCGAATCCGGCCGGATGACGCTGTCGGGGAGCGCGGAGGAACTCTCGACGGACGACCGCGTGGCAGCGTCGTACCTCGGCGGCTGA
- a CDS encoding ABC transporter substrate-binding protein: MVDSDRSQSRRTYLKTLGAAGTVGMSGLAGCTLLGSGGDGDSSETITIAATVPETGQFSSLGAAVKQGYELGVARMDEQLDADVELIMQDDESDPEVVRQNLTQITSNNEVDMIWGSFSSLLVTAGSAYAESQGIPFIGAFFAYEAPHRNSGYEWTYSPFPKSRDVARSTRGLLELIPEAERPTNVGLWEPNSGWGEEQADYWEETLTDAGYDVVLRETFSLGNQDFATLISQSESANVEALLSTPTPPGGITAVNQMQANNWSPDVLKFVRAADPTAWWSALGDSGAYACMCPGWVPGLTGGGNQAMWSAYESEYGLDDGELIRTPVGGAYNVAQTSLQAIQGAESTDAGALQETLRSQDFETVIGTFGFEDNGLPAEGDLTAPTGQWWEGNQHTVYPDVDGRGAIDFQYPIPAWSER, translated from the coding sequence ATGGTGGACAGTGACAGGTCACAGAGCAGGCGTACGTATCTCAAAACACTCGGCGCGGCCGGAACCGTCGGCATGTCCGGGCTCGCTGGCTGCACCCTCCTCGGCAGCGGCGGAGACGGCGACAGCAGCGAGACAATCACGATAGCCGCGACGGTACCCGAGACCGGCCAGTTCTCCTCGCTCGGCGCGGCGGTCAAGCAGGGGTACGAGCTCGGCGTCGCACGGATGGACGAACAGCTCGACGCGGACGTCGAGCTCATCATGCAGGACGACGAGAGCGACCCCGAAGTCGTCCGGCAGAACCTCACCCAAATCACGAGTAACAACGAAGTCGACATGATCTGGGGGAGCTTCTCCAGCCTCCTCGTGACGGCGGGCTCGGCGTACGCGGAGAGCCAAGGCATCCCGTTCATCGGCGCGTTCTTCGCCTACGAGGCGCCACACCGCAACTCGGGCTACGAGTGGACGTACTCGCCGTTCCCGAAGTCCCGCGACGTTGCGCGCTCGACGCGAGGACTCCTCGAACTCATTCCGGAGGCAGAGCGCCCGACTAACGTCGGTCTCTGGGAGCCCAACAGCGGGTGGGGCGAAGAACAGGCCGACTACTGGGAGGAGACGCTCACGGACGCCGGCTACGACGTCGTGCTCCGGGAGACGTTCTCGCTGGGCAACCAGGACTTCGCGACGCTCATCTCCCAGTCCGAGAGCGCGAACGTCGAGGCGCTGCTGTCGACGCCGACGCCGCCCGGCGGCATCACCGCGGTCAACCAGATGCAGGCGAACAACTGGTCGCCGGACGTGCTGAAGTTCGTCCGCGCGGCGGACCCGACCGCGTGGTGGTCGGCGCTCGGCGACTCCGGCGCGTACGCCTGCATGTGTCCCGGCTGGGTGCCCGGCCTCACGGGCGGCGGCAACCAGGCCATGTGGTCGGCCTACGAGAGCGAGTACGGCCTCGACGACGGCGAACTCATCCGCACGCCGGTCGGCGGCGCGTACAACGTCGCTCAGACCTCGCTGCAGGCGATTCAGGGAGCGGAGTCCACCGACGCCGGCGCGCTCCAAGAGACGCTTCGCTCGCAAGACTTCGAGACCGTCATCGGGACGTTCGGCTTCGAGGACAACGGGCTGCCCGCGGAGGGCGACCTGACCGCGCCGACCGGCCAGTGGTGGGAGGGGAACCAGCACACGGTCTACCCCGACGTCGACGGCCGCGGCGCCATCGACTTCCAGTACCCGATTCCGGCGTGGAGCGAGCGGTAA
- a CDS encoding fumarylacetoacetate hydrolase family protein: protein MRFVRFNGDRLGLLTDDDGVVDLTDRLDIDAEDPLVEYINGDYDASEYADADPDYDRSDVELGSPVERPGKVIAAPLNYENHIEEALADRDITTEEWFSIEDKGYFLKAPSSVVGPDHGVELPFSDRRVDHEIELAFVMGDDVKDVDAEDAWDHIFGYTILLDISVRGDQDRSNRKSYDTFTVIGPAVVTADEIDDPQDLQMELELNGDRKQDENTGDMVYTCADIVEYASLGATIEAGDVITTGTPEGVSELSGGDTIDAEIEDVGRMVVDVTERDVRFEDVHVTKGGQE, encoded by the coding sequence ATGCGATTCGTTCGCTTCAACGGAGACCGACTGGGCTTGCTCACTGACGACGACGGCGTCGTCGACCTCACGGACCGTCTCGACATCGACGCTGAGGACCCGCTCGTCGAGTACATCAACGGCGACTACGACGCCAGCGAGTACGCCGACGCCGACCCCGACTACGACCGCAGCGACGTCGAACTCGGCTCGCCCGTCGAGCGCCCCGGGAAGGTCATCGCGGCGCCGCTGAACTACGAGAACCACATCGAGGAGGCGCTCGCGGACCGCGACATCACCACCGAGGAGTGGTTCAGCATCGAGGACAAGGGCTACTTCCTGAAGGCTCCCTCCAGCGTCGTCGGCCCCGACCACGGCGTCGAACTGCCGTTCTCGGACCGCCGCGTCGACCACGAGATCGAACTCGCGTTCGTCATGGGCGACGACGTCAAAGACGTCGACGCCGAGGACGCGTGGGACCACATCTTCGGTTACACGATTCTGCTCGACATCTCCGTGCGCGGCGACCAGGACCGCTCGAACCGCAAATCCTACGACACGTTCACCGTCATCGGGCCGGCGGTCGTCACGGCCGACGAGATCGACGACCCCCAGGACCTCCAGATGGAACTGGAGTTGAACGGCGACCGCAAGCAGGACGAGAACACCGGCGACATGGTGTACACGTGCGCGGACATCGTCGAGTACGCGTCGCTGGGCGCGACCATCGAAGCCGGCGACGTCATCACCACGGGCACCCCCGAGGGCGTCAGCGAACTCTCCGGCGGCGACACCATCGACGCCGAAATCGAGGACGTCGGCCGGATGGTCGTCGACGTCACCGAGCGCGACGTGCGCTTCGAGGACGTCCACGTGACGAAGGGCGGCCAAGAGTAA
- a CDS encoding thioesterase family protein, with product MAGYEREWTVRFSDTDPFGIAHYPRIVDALHETSDMFMQELGFPFWEISQDHGFGLPLVEMNFEFENPVEAGDEVTIELTPDVGGRSVRFEYEARCNGEVAFSGHEQRVCAHHGGGGSMELPDDLRAAFEEYTED from the coding sequence ATGGCGGGCTACGAGCGCGAGTGGACCGTGCGGTTCTCGGACACGGACCCGTTCGGCATCGCGCACTACCCGCGCATCGTGGACGCGCTCCACGAGACCTCGGACATGTTCATGCAGGAACTCGGGTTCCCGTTCTGGGAGATTTCACAGGACCACGGGTTCGGCCTGCCGCTCGTGGAGATGAACTTCGAGTTCGAGAACCCCGTGGAGGCCGGCGACGAGGTCACCATCGAACTCACGCCCGACGTCGGTGGGCGGAGCGTGCGCTTCGAGTACGAGGCGCGCTGTAACGGCGAAGTGGCGTTCTCGGGCCACGAGCAGCGGGTCTGCGCCCACCACGGCGGCGGCGGGTCGATGGAGCTACCCGACGACCTGCGCGCGGCCTTCGAGGAGTACACCGAGGACTGA
- a CDS encoding acetate--CoA ligase family protein: MSEDPIAAAQADGRTTLTEAEAKSLLADAGIETPAFSVAGDSDAAVEAAADIGLPVVVKVSSPSVTHKSEWADGAGVAVGLDSADAVREAADAIFAAADDRGIDADVLVEEARDVNAGTEVIVGGLRDPSFGPVVLTGLGGIFTEVYEDTSHRIAPIDAAEAREAVEELTAIELLEGYRGRDPADVDALAEVVAAVGDLVAEHEAISEVDVNPVLATEDGAVALDALVVLGGE, encoded by the coding sequence ATGTCTGAGGACCCCATCGCTGCCGCGCAGGCGGACGGCCGCACCACGCTCACGGAAGCGGAGGCGAAGTCGCTGCTCGCGGACGCCGGCATCGAGACGCCCGCGTTTTCGGTCGCCGGAGATTCGGATGCGGCCGTCGAGGCCGCCGCGGACATCGGCCTCCCGGTCGTCGTGAAAGTCTCCTCGCCGTCGGTGACGCACAAGAGCGAGTGGGCCGACGGCGCGGGTGTCGCGGTCGGCCTCGACTCCGCGGACGCGGTGCGCGAGGCCGCCGACGCAATCTTCGCAGCGGCAGACGACCGCGGCATCGACGCGGACGTACTCGTAGAGGAAGCGCGCGACGTGAACGCCGGCACCGAGGTCATCGTCGGCGGCCTGCGCGACCCGTCGTTCGGCCCGGTCGTGCTGACGGGCCTCGGCGGCATCTTCACGGAGGTCTACGAGGACACCAGCCACCGTATCGCACCCATCGACGCGGCGGAGGCCCGGGAGGCCGTCGAGGAGCTGACCGCCATCGAACTGCTGGAGGGGTACCGCGGTCGCGACCCCGCGGACGTCGACGCGCTTGCCGAGGTTGTAGCGGCGGTGGGCGACCTCGTAGCCGAGCACGAGGCGATTTCGGAAGTGGACGTGAACCCGGTACTGGCGACGGAGGATGGTGCGGTAGCGCTGGACGCGCTCGTCGTGCTGGGGGGTGAGTGA
- a CDS encoding DUF3179 domain-containing (seleno)protein gives MPTDSTDLDAYVEQLLVRDADAHADAIEALAEHGDERVVPHLLEVLVIDAIGNDWEQFGFPEVLRSRDPPRYLDLPEVRWPGVRDALAELAAPNFDSDHAWVEWESWYSQQDIEPLAGFDEWKLRLYESYLPPVGGLLDAEPRNFDLQDVRWGNCDRSFLAALNAPDFLPREDGDYLDDEDTVFGFEIEGTQYAVPREVLFPHELLNVTLDGVPVSLTYCTLCNAPILYDRRVEVDDHDVLTFGSSGMLASGNKVMYDEETETLWDQHAGVPTAGHYLAEQSDLVLDQFAVTQTTYGEWRAEYPDTRVLDPETGYDYDYSHYDDHIGFFRHYWNNEDVVQPGVQQADGELPEKTDVYGLVSADASEVWVIPVDDFDDPLVGTVDGREVVAVRDATGDVAVYEAPPTPVERDGDALVGAEGTAWTVTRNELRAGEATRERIPGRHGLWFAFRTHYDDAHVLR, from the coding sequence ATGCCGACCGATTCGACAGACCTCGACGCGTACGTCGAGCAGTTGCTCGTCCGTGACGCCGACGCCCACGCCGACGCCATCGAAGCGCTCGCCGAGCACGGCGACGAGCGCGTCGTTCCACACCTCCTGGAAGTGCTGGTCATCGACGCCATCGGGAACGACTGGGAGCAGTTCGGTTTCCCGGAAGTCCTGCGAAGCCGCGACCCGCCGCGGTACCTCGACCTCCCGGAGGTCCGCTGGCCGGGCGTCCGCGACGCGCTCGCCGAACTCGCGGCGCCGAACTTCGACTCCGACCACGCGTGGGTAGAGTGGGAGTCGTGGTACAGCCAGCAGGACATCGAACCGCTCGCGGGCTTCGACGAGTGGAAACTCCGCCTCTACGAGTCCTATCTGCCGCCCGTCGGCGGCCTGCTCGACGCCGAACCGCGGAACTTCGACCTGCAGGACGTGCGCTGGGGGAACTGCGACCGCTCGTTCCTCGCGGCGCTGAACGCTCCCGACTTCCTGCCCCGGGAGGACGGCGACTACCTCGACGACGAGGACACCGTGTTCGGGTTCGAAATCGAGGGCACGCAGTACGCCGTCCCGCGAGAGGTGTTGTTCCCGCACGAACTGCTGAACGTCACGCTCGACGGTGTTCCCGTGAGCCTCACGTACTGCACGCTCTGTAACGCTCCCATCCTCTACGACAGGAGAGTCGAGGTCGACGACCACGACGTGCTCACGTTCGGGAGTTCCGGGATGCTGGCGTCCGGGAACAAGGTGATGTACGACGAGGAGACGGAGACGCTGTGGGACCAGCACGCCGGCGTGCCGACGGCGGGCCACTACCTCGCCGAGCAGTCGGACCTCGTGCTCGACCAGTTCGCGGTCACGCAGACGACGTACGGCGAGTGGCGCGCCGAGTACCCCGACACGCGCGTGCTCGACCCCGAGACGGGCTACGACTACGACTACAGCCACTACGACGACCACATCGGGTTCTTCCGCCACTACTGGAACAACGAGGACGTCGTTCAGCCCGGCGTCCAGCAGGCAGACGGCGAACTCCCCGAGAAGACCGACGTCTACGGCCTCGTCTCCGCCGACGCCAGCGAGGTCTGGGTGATTCCCGTCGACGACTTCGACGACCCGCTCGTCGGCACCGTGGACGGCCGCGAGGTCGTCGCGGTCCGGGACGCCACCGGGGACGTCGCCGTCTACGAAGCCCCGCCCACGCCCGTCGAGCGCGACGGCGACGCGCTTGTGGGCGCTGAGGGAACGGCGTGGACGGTTACGCGAAACGAACTCCGCGCCGGCGAGGCGACCCGCGAGCGGATTCCCGGCCGCCACGGCCTCTGGTTCGCGTTCCGCACGCACTACGACGACGCGCACGTGCTACGGTAA
- a CDS encoding branched-chain amino acid ABC transporter permease, with product MASLTDPFEGLFESRRRVAIAVVGVLALAAVPYSTTAYITELVFTGLVFVMLGVSWNLVAGYAGQISLGHHAFFGLGAFVSAWLTTPGRAGLPEVIQSPAWLAIAVGALAAGLLALVLGPLLFRLTGHYFAIGTLAVAAIVQLVLLDQRRFSGGSTGYYVRNNVQPETVFVLMLLATVAVILVTYGIVNSRSGLGMRAIHDDEDAASSLGVNPLRYKLMSFAVASGMAGLAGGLFAQFSGYINADSTLGVTYMVDTLVVVVLGGMGTMAGPLVGAGLFLSLDTVLRRTAGEFATTIEGALIIIFVIFVPGGLYKLLSDVTVADVRDAVEDIRREVEEDGILTVISRRFGRGDDHSSNHSK from the coding sequence ATGGCGTCGCTTACTGACCCCTTCGAGGGCCTCTTCGAGAGCCGGCGCCGCGTCGCCATCGCCGTCGTCGGCGTGCTGGCGCTCGCCGCGGTCCCGTACTCGACGACGGCGTACATCACGGAACTCGTCTTCACCGGGCTGGTCTTCGTGATGCTGGGCGTGTCCTGGAACCTCGTCGCGGGGTACGCCGGACAGATTAGCCTCGGCCACCACGCGTTCTTCGGACTCGGCGCGTTCGTCTCCGCGTGGCTGACGACGCCGGGGCGCGCCGGCCTCCCCGAGGTAATCCAGTCGCCGGCGTGGCTCGCCATCGCTGTCGGCGCGCTCGCCGCCGGCCTGCTGGCGCTCGTGCTCGGACCGCTACTGTTCCGGCTGACCGGCCACTACTTCGCCATCGGGACGCTGGCAGTCGCCGCTATCGTCCAGCTCGTGTTACTCGACCAGCGTCGGTTCTCCGGCGGCTCGACGGGCTACTACGTTCGGAACAACGTCCAGCCGGAGACCGTCTTCGTGTTGATGCTGTTGGCGACAGTCGCAGTCATCCTCGTCACGTACGGCATCGTGAACAGCCGCTCCGGACTCGGGATGCGCGCCATCCACGACGACGAGGACGCCGCCAGCAGCCTCGGCGTCAATCCGCTGCGGTACAAGCTCATGTCGTTCGCCGTCGCCTCCGGAATGGCGGGGCTTGCGGGCGGGCTCTTCGCGCAGTTCTCCGGCTACATCAACGCGGACTCGACGCTCGGTGTCACCTACATGGTGGACACGCTCGTCGTGGTCGTCCTCGGCGGCATGGGGACGATGGCCGGGCCGCTGGTCGGCGCCGGCCTGTTCCTGAGCTTGGACACGGTCCTGCGTCGGACCGCCGGCGAGTTCGCGACCACCATCGAGGGCGCGCTCATCATCATCTTCGTCATCTTCGTGCCGGGCGGCCTCTACAAGCTCCTGTCGGACGTCACCGTCGCGGACGTTCGAGACGCCGTCGAGGATATCCGGCGCGAGGTCGAGGAGGACGGCATCCTCACCGTCATCTCGCGGCGGTTCGGTCGCGGCGACGACCACAGTTCGAACCACAGCAAGTAA
- a CDS encoding branched-chain amino acid ABC transporter permease has product MVTTDLLVQSLLNGLLLGGIYAVAALGLSLVFGIMDIVNLAHGHMLMVGAYVAIILFTSLGLTPIVGMVVAFAVLFVLGMALQRFVLERVVGEGMEQPIIVLFGLALMLQSIGRLAFGGNAQATDIGIPGDAIAIGAATLSFSRVVTFVLSVALILGTWAFLKYTTTGLAIRATAQNSSAAQYMGIDTDNIYVLTLGIGTGLAGAAGALLSMLFPITPFVGWSYLLKAFAVVVLGGVGSVAGTLVGGLILGVSENVGVLYLGGGFRDIISFGIFVLVLLVRPHGLFGSSGGGE; this is encoded by the coding sequence ATGGTAACGACCGACCTACTCGTTCAGTCGCTGCTCAACGGCCTCCTCCTCGGCGGAATCTACGCCGTCGCCGCGCTCGGGCTCTCGCTCGTGTTCGGCATCATGGACATCGTCAATCTCGCTCACGGCCACATGCTGATGGTGGGCGCGTACGTCGCGATTATCCTGTTCACCTCGCTGGGCCTCACGCCCATCGTCGGGATGGTCGTCGCGTTCGCCGTCCTGTTCGTGCTCGGGATGGCGCTCCAGCGGTTCGTCCTCGAACGCGTCGTCGGAGAAGGCATGGAACAACCGATTATCGTCCTGTTCGGGCTCGCGCTGATGCTCCAGAGCATCGGCCGCCTCGCATTCGGGGGGAACGCGCAGGCGACGGACATCGGCATCCCCGGTGACGCAATCGCCATCGGCGCGGCGACGCTGTCGTTCTCGCGCGTCGTGACGTTCGTCCTCTCGGTCGCGCTCATCCTCGGCACGTGGGCGTTCCTGAAGTACACGACCACCGGGCTGGCGATTCGCGCGACCGCGCAGAACAGCTCCGCCGCCCAGTACATGGGCATCGACACGGACAACATCTACGTGCTCACGCTCGGCATCGGTACCGGACTCGCCGGCGCGGCTGGCGCGCTCCTCTCGATGCTGTTCCCGATTACGCCGTTCGTCGGCTGGTCGTACCTGCTGAAGGCGTTCGCCGTGGTCGTCCTCGGCGGCGTCGGCAGCGTCGCCGGCACGCTCGTCGGCGGCCTCATCCTCGGCGTCTCCGAGAACGTCGGCGTGCTCTACCTCGGTGGCGGCTTCCGGGACATCATCAGTTTCGGCATCTTCGTGCTGGTGTTGCTCGTGCGGCCACACGGCCTGTTCGGTAGCTCCGGAGGTGGTGAGTGA